A genomic region of Leptolyngbya sp. NIES-2104 contains the following coding sequences:
- a CDS encoding helix-turn-helix domain-containing protein translates to MAEETEGTVFVQATLKVLGGKWKLLILWHLKDQVRRFSELKRLMPEITEKMLIQQLRELEKDDIVHRNVYPDVPPKVEYSFTEYGRSLEPVLQVLCNWGEAHLDRGNSPN, encoded by the coding sequence ATGGCAGAAGAAACCGAAGGCACTGTATTTGTGCAAGCAACGCTGAAAGTGTTAGGAGGGAAATGGAAGCTCTTGATTCTGTGGCACTTAAAAGATCAAGTGAGACGATTCAGTGAACTGAAACGACTGATGCCGGAAATTACAGAGAAGATGTTAATTCAGCAGCTACGAGAGTTAGAGAAAGATGACATTGTGCATCGCAATGTTTATCCAGATGTGCCGCCGAAAGTGGAGTATTCTTTTACGGAATACGGCAGAAGCTTAGAACCCGTGTTGCAAGTCCTCTGTAATTGGGGTGAAGCGCATCTCGATCGAGGTAACTCCCCAAATTAA
- a CDS encoding SDR family oxidoreductase: protein MGFLVGKVAIVTGSSRGIGQALAERLGRDGANVVVTYAGNREKAEAVVSTIKANGSDAIALPLDLTKLDDIRNLFQKTIEQFGKVDILVISGGAPRLTKSIAETTEAEFDSIFTFNAKGNFFALQEAAKHLADNGRIVTFSTPYTVQPQPNLSVIAGSKAAIEAFTFALAKEVGVRGIRVNAIMPGPTTTDSFSSMVSAEEQEQLKQMAPLQRLAEAEDIANAVAFLVSDDSAYVTGHTLHATGGFA, encoded by the coding sequence ATGGGATTTTTAGTAGGAAAAGTTGCGATCGTGACTGGATCGTCTCGCGGGATTGGGCAGGCACTTGCCGAACGCTTGGGACGAGACGGAGCAAATGTGGTGGTTACTTACGCTGGCAATCGAGAGAAAGCCGAAGCGGTTGTTTCGACTATCAAAGCCAATGGCTCAGATGCGATCGCTCTTCCGCTTGATTTAACCAAGCTTGATGACATTCGTAATCTGTTTCAGAAGACGATCGAGCAGTTCGGCAAAGTCGATATCTTAGTGATTAGTGGCGGTGCGCCGAGATTGACGAAATCGATCGCAGAAACGACCGAAGCCGAATTCGATTCTATCTTCACCTTCAATGCTAAAGGCAACTTTTTTGCCCTGCAAGAAGCAGCAAAGCACCTGGCAGACAACGGGCGGATTGTCACTTTTTCAACCCCCTACACTGTGCAGCCTCAACCGAATTTATCTGTGATTGCAGGGAGCAAAGCCGCGATCGAAGCCTTTACCTTTGCCCTCGCAAAAGAAGTTGGAGTGCGGGGAATTCGGGTGAATGCAATTATGCCAGGTCCGACGACAACGGATTCTTTTTCCAGTATGGTTTCTGCTGAGGAGCAAGAGCAACTCAAGCAAATGGCTCCGCTCCAACGACTAGCAGAAGCTGAAGATATCGCCAATGCGGTTGCTTTTTTAGTCAGCGATGATTCGGCTTACGTAACTGGGCATACCCTGCACGCTACGGGCGGCTTTGCATAA
- a CDS encoding mycofactocin-coupled SDR family oxidoreductase, translated as MNRAKPKKLITRRNIILGGSAAVAGTAAAALQNPEQSTPAIAQNSSSSQPVNTGINGTVAIVTGAGRGIGRACAIALARAGADVVAVDIGRNISGHPIPLATAQDLAETVRLVQAEGQRGLAIQADIREMQQMRGVVDRTIRELGKVDIMIANAGINDASPIAESTDAQWRNVIDVNVIGTANTLRAVMPHMIGRKQGRIVVVTSTFGRQGNAGNANYVASKWALVGLTKSAALEAAPHNITVNAIAPTGVRTGLGGSQTPEQAKQGEQTLRAYNALPIGLLEPSDIADSVVYLVSSQARYVTGMTIDVAAGANAKYTA; from the coding sequence ATGAACAGAGCAAAACCCAAAAAATTAATCACACGCCGCAACATTATCCTCGGCGGCTCCGCAGCGGTTGCAGGAACAGCCGCCGCTGCTTTGCAAAATCCAGAGCAATCTACTCCAGCGATCGCTCAAAACTCGTCTAGTTCACAACCTGTTAACACTGGCATTAATGGAACCGTTGCAATCGTGACCGGAGCCGGACGGGGCATCGGACGTGCCTGTGCAATCGCCCTTGCTCGTGCGGGCGCTGATGTGGTTGCGGTAGACATTGGCAGAAACATTTCGGGGCATCCGATTCCACTTGCAACCGCCCAAGATTTAGCGGAAACGGTGCGCTTGGTGCAAGCAGAAGGGCAACGGGGTCTGGCGATTCAGGCAGATATTCGAGAGATGCAGCAGATGCGGGGAGTCGTCGATCGTACCATTCGAGAACTCGGCAAAGTTGACATCATGATTGCCAATGCTGGGATCAATGATGCTTCCCCCATTGCTGAATCAACCGATGCTCAATGGCGGAATGTGATTGATGTGAATGTGATCGGAACGGCAAATACACTCCGGGCAGTCATGCCACACATGATCGGACGCAAACAGGGGCGGATTGTCGTGGTGACTTCTACGTTTGGGCGACAGGGCAATGCAGGCAATGCCAACTATGTTGCCTCGAAATGGGCATTAGTGGGATTAACCAAATCAGCCGCTTTGGAAGCCGCGCCGCATAACATCACGGTGAATGCGATCGCGCCTACTGGAGTTCGCACAGGGTTAGGCGGTTCGCAAACACCCGAACAAGCGAAGCAAGGAGAACAAACCTTGAGAGCTTATAATGCACTTCCAATTGGACTGTTAGAGCCTTCAGACATTGCAGATAGTGTTGTCTATCTCGTTTCTTCGCAGGCGCGTTATGTGACGGGAATGACGATCGATGTTGCCGCAGGTGCAAACGCGAAGTATACCGCCTAA
- a CDS encoding aldo/keto reductase, with the protein MRYKLLGKSGLRVSELCLGTMTFGEDWGWGASKDESRQIFEAFVNAGGNFIDTANGYTDGSSEKIVGELINRDRERFVVATKYSFPLKMNENGANPNGSGNHRKNMMQSIEGSLKRLNTDYIDLFWLHAWDFTTPVEEVMRSLDDLVRQGKVLYVGISDTPAWIVAEANTLARCYGWTPFVALQVEYNLVQRTPERDLLPMAKAFGMSVTPWSPLAGGVLTGKYNQSSNGDSNRLGDQVPPHQLEIADTVVQVAKEVGCSPSQLALSWLKAQSDNIIPIIGARKLSQFQDNLDCLSVEISPEQLQRLDEISKIEPGFPHDFLASDMIRDRLFGGTYSQLEFTHS; encoded by the coding sequence GTGCGATACAAGCTATTAGGCAAAAGTGGGCTGCGCGTCTCCGAACTTTGTCTTGGCACAATGACATTTGGTGAAGATTGGGGCTGGGGAGCCTCGAAAGATGAAAGCCGCCAAATTTTTGAGGCGTTCGTCAATGCGGGTGGTAACTTTATTGATACTGCAAATGGGTATACCGACGGCAGCAGTGAAAAGATTGTGGGTGAGTTGATCAACCGCGATCGAGAACGCTTTGTCGTTGCAACCAAGTATTCGTTTCCCTTGAAGATGAATGAAAACGGCGCGAATCCGAACGGTTCCGGGAATCATCGCAAAAACATGATGCAATCGATCGAAGGTAGCCTGAAGCGATTAAACACTGACTATATTGATTTGTTCTGGCTACATGCTTGGGACTTTACAACGCCTGTTGAAGAAGTCATGCGATCGCTCGATGATCTCGTGCGCCAAGGCAAAGTTCTCTACGTTGGCATTTCTGACACGCCCGCTTGGATTGTGGCAGAAGCGAACACGTTAGCGCGATGCTATGGTTGGACTCCTTTCGTAGCTCTGCAAGTGGAATACAATTTAGTTCAGCGCACGCCAGAACGTGATTTGTTGCCGATGGCGAAAGCATTTGGGATGTCGGTTACGCCTTGGTCGCCTTTAGCAGGCGGTGTGTTAACTGGAAAATACAATCAATCCTCGAACGGGGACAGCAACCGTTTGGGCGATCAAGTTCCGCCGCATCAGCTTGAGATTGCCGATACCGTGGTGCAGGTTGCAAAAGAGGTGGGCTGTAGTCCGTCTCAGCTTGCACTGTCTTGGCTCAAGGCACAATCGGATAACATCATTCCGATTATTGGTGCAAGAAAGCTGTCTCAGTTCCAGGACAATCTCGATTGCCTCAGCGTTGAGATTTCGCCAGAACAGTTGCAGCGATTGGATGAGATTAGCAAGATTGAACCCGGATTCCCGCATGACTTTTTAGCAAGTGACATGATTCGCGATCGCTTATTCGGGGGAACTTACTCACAACTTGAATTTACCCATTCATAA
- a CDS encoding response regulator transcription factor — MTNPSIRILLADDHPIVRHGLALIIDNEPDMTVIGQVSTGKAAVEFYRQHQPDVALLDLQMPEMGAVDAIVAIREYDTNANLIILTTYDTDEDIYRGLRAGARSYLLKDTPVDEILDVVRAVHAGKKFIPTRVGMRLAERMDAQELSDRELEVLRLIAAGKSNLEIGIELGIAESTVKFHVNHVLEKLEVSDRTQAVIQAAKRGIVKL, encoded by the coding sequence ATGACAAACCCATCGATTCGGATTCTCCTCGCCGATGATCACCCGATCGTCCGTCATGGTCTGGCACTGATTATCGACAATGAGCCAGACATGACTGTGATTGGACAAGTTAGCACGGGTAAAGCTGCTGTCGAATTTTACAGGCAGCACCAGCCAGATGTTGCTCTGCTCGATTTGCAAATGCCAGAAATGGGAGCCGTTGATGCGATCGTTGCCATTCGAGAATACGATACCAATGCGAATCTGATTATTCTCACCACCTACGACACCGACGAAGACATCTATCGCGGACTGAGAGCGGGGGCGCGATCGTATTTGCTCAAAGATACGCCTGTCGATGAAATCTTAGATGTGGTTCGCGCGGTTCATGCGGGCAAGAAGTTTATTCCGACGCGGGTTGGAATGCGACTGGCAGAGCGGATGGATGCTCAAGAACTGAGCGATCGCGAACTTGAAGTGTTGCGCCTGATTGCCGCTGGAAAAAGTAATCTAGAGATTGGTATAGAACTGGGCATTGCAGAAAGTACGGTGAAGTTCCATGTGAATCATGTTTTGGAAAAGTTAGAGGTGAGCGATCGCACTCAAGCGGTGATTCAAGCCGCAAAACGGGGCATTGTCAAACTCTAG
- a CDS encoding nuclear transport factor 2 family protein, with protein sequence MKTDELKVNQLSSKAYEWYLTYLTAMDKLDIDAYASFLAEECEMQFGNNPIVRGKNNVLEGLKTFWATVDGDEHNLQNIFGDDSKFVLEAFNTFKLKDGKTVTIPAVAITERNSEGLVTSVRLFMDVAPIFA encoded by the coding sequence GTGAAAACTGATGAACTGAAAGTGAATCAACTTAGTTCAAAAGCGTATGAGTGGTACCTTACTTACTTAACCGCGATGGACAAACTTGATATTGATGCCTATGCTTCATTCCTAGCAGAAGAGTGTGAAATGCAATTCGGCAATAATCCAATTGTCAGAGGCAAGAACAACGTTTTAGAAGGCTTGAAGACCTTTTGGGCAACGGTTGACGGAGATGAACATAATCTTCAGAACATTTTTGGTGACGATAGCAAATTCGTGTTGGAAGCGTTCAATACGTTTAAGCTGAAAGATGGAAAAACAGTAACAATTCCCGCAGTCGCAATCACCGAGAGAAATTCTGAAGGACTGGTCACTTCGGTAAGGCTCTTTATGGATGTTGCGCCAATCTTCGCTTGA
- a CDS encoding response regulator transcription factor — protein MIRLLIVDDQPIFRQDLATLLSLEADLEVVGQAENGQDAIALVPSLQPDVILMDVRMPICDGVTATAEIHQRYTWIRILVLTTFDDDEYIEQCLKAGALGYLLKDTPPAQIAIAIRSVYLGYSQLGPTIAPKVFAQLQRDDPPQAPSSHPLSKREQEVVRLIGQGKNNQEIARSLYLTEGTVRNYVTRIMMLLGVSNRVQAALWAKQHLQD, from the coding sequence ATGATTCGTCTGTTGATTGTGGATGACCAACCGATTTTTCGCCAGGATCTTGCTACACTGCTATCTTTAGAGGCAGACTTGGAAGTAGTGGGACAAGCTGAGAATGGGCAGGACGCGATCGCACTTGTGCCTTCACTCCAGCCAGATGTCATCTTGATGGATGTAAGAATGCCGATCTGTGATGGCGTGACCGCGACGGCTGAAATTCATCAACGCTACACCTGGATACGAATTTTAGTCCTCACGACCTTTGATGATGATGAGTACATCGAGCAGTGTCTCAAAGCAGGGGCATTGGGCTATTTGCTCAAAGATACGCCGCCTGCTCAGATTGCGATCGCGATTCGCTCGGTCTACCTTGGATACAGTCAACTCGGACCGACGATCGCGCCCAAAGTGTTTGCCCAGCTACAACGAGACGACCCACCGCAGGCACCCTCATCACATCCTCTGAGCAAACGAGAACAGGAAGTCGTGAGGTTAATTGGACAGGGTAAAAACAATCAGGAAATTGCTCGATCGCTGTATTTGACAGAAGGAACGGTGAGAAATTATGTCACTCGAATTATGATGCTACTGGGAGTAAGTAATCGGGTGCAAGCAGCACTGTGGGCGAAACAGCATTTGCAGGACTAA
- a CDS encoding histidine kinase produces MSQLDQKMQCDSPSLEGVRQDRMTVLEQENALLRSQLQQAQASEARYRQIFENAPISIMFINAEGYVTEANQACEALFGATSEQLNVRSIFERPELVENGTLPYMLQAFTGKSVVEIPTCTDYTDDEGGILFFSQGHYAPIWDELGNVQEIVEIAPDVSALFEVRQALQKEQERAAQERANLLGTIAQVANLLLRSPDYTTVLPDVVRLLGEAVGSDRCVITQEMIDPTTQKHVVQFVTEHALIAIPSDLNNAEYQTVGVIDEDPAFVLRTQILRGEAVNFLVSELPHSLWKKIFEAQQCTSLLIVPIMVQGKCWGQIGFDNCREPQLFNDEEIAILRIAADSIAAAIERQRTQTAMLEEQLRSETAILEERNRIAREIHDTIAQGFTGILMQIQAVDRFLTTNPTQAKACLDHAQTLAKTGLLEARRAVFALYKDPNEDLFHRLTQAIHSVTTNTLLQTHLCLDGDPYPLTPDVSLNLCRIAQEAVMNALRHTEATQLDLTLRYECDRVCLKIHDNGQGFDVSQSSAGFGLMGMQQRGDLIGATLTLSSQLGQGTEINVVVPVPATQPSGGTVS; encoded by the coding sequence ATGTCCCAGCTTGATCAGAAGATGCAATGCGATTCGCCAAGCCTCGAAGGAGTGCGTCAAGACCGCATGACAGTTTTAGAGCAGGAAAATGCTTTACTGCGATCGCAATTACAGCAAGCTCAAGCCTCAGAAGCGCGGTATCGGCAAATTTTTGAGAATGCACCGATTAGCATCATGTTCATCAATGCTGAAGGCTACGTGACCGAAGCGAATCAAGCCTGTGAAGCTTTGTTTGGGGCAACCTCTGAACAACTCAACGTGCGATCGATTTTTGAGCGACCGGAGTTAGTTGAGAATGGGACGCTACCTTATATGTTGCAAGCCTTTACAGGTAAGTCAGTCGTGGAGATACCGACTTGTACTGATTACACTGACGATGAAGGGGGAATTCTTTTTTTTTCTCAAGGGCATTATGCGCCGATTTGGGATGAGTTGGGCAATGTTCAAGAAATTGTGGAGATTGCCCCCGATGTCTCAGCGTTGTTTGAGGTAAGACAAGCGCTACAGAAAGAACAAGAGCGAGCAGCCCAAGAACGCGCTAATCTTCTGGGCACGATCGCCCAAGTTGCCAATCTCCTTTTACGATCGCCCGACTACACCACTGTTCTTCCTGATGTGGTGCGGCTGTTAGGCGAGGCGGTGGGAAGCGATCGATGTGTGATTACGCAAGAAATGATCGATCCGACAACTCAAAAGCATGTGGTTCAGTTTGTGACAGAACATGCTCTGATCGCCATTCCAAGTGATCTTAATAACGCTGAGTATCAAACCGTTGGTGTGATTGACGAAGATCCAGCCTTCGTACTACGAACACAAATTCTCCGAGGCGAAGCGGTCAACTTTCTTGTCTCAGAGCTACCTCACTCTTTATGGAAAAAGATTTTTGAAGCGCAACAGTGTACATCATTACTAATAGTGCCAATTATGGTGCAGGGCAAATGCTGGGGACAAATTGGTTTTGATAATTGCCGTGAGCCACAACTGTTTAATGACGAAGAGATTGCGATTTTGAGGATTGCAGCCGATAGTATTGCAGCGGCGATCGAGCGTCAACGCACCCAAACCGCGATGCTCGAAGAACAACTCCGCAGCGAAACCGCCATCCTCGAAGAACGCAACCGCATCGCCCGTGAAATCCACGACACGATCGCCCAAGGCTTCACCGGAATCCTGATGCAAATCCAAGCCGTCGATCGCTTTCTCACGACGAATCCCACTCAAGCTAAAGCCTGTCTGGATCACGCTCAAACCCTCGCTAAAACCGGACTCCTCGAAGCCCGTCGAGCCGTCTTTGCGCTCTACAAAGACCCCAACGAAGACTTATTTCACCGCCTCACCCAAGCGATTCATTCAGTTACAACAAATACTTTGCTTCAAACTCATCTTTGTCTCGATGGCGACCCTTACCCGCTCACACCTGATGTCAGTCTCAATCTCTGCCGGATTGCTCAAGAAGCCGTTATGAATGCGCTCCGTCACACCGAAGCAACTCAGCTTGATCTCACCTTACGGTACGAATGCGATCGCGTTTGCCTCAAGATTCACGACAATGGGCAAGGCTTCGATGTCTCACAATCTAGTGCCGGATTTGGCTTGATGGGAATGCAACAACGCGGCGATCTTATCGGTGCAACCTTAACCCTCAGCAGCCAACTCGGACAAGGAACCGAAATCAATGTTGTGGTTCCAGTTCCTGCAACCCAACCTTCAGGAGGAACAGTATCATGA
- a CDS encoding antibiotic biosynthesis monooxygenase family protein, whose protein sequence is MPTIAKDNEVITVIFSLATAPDRQQELIDLMIDVLETTTKHHSGFISASFHKSLDGTRVFNYAQWRTQAEYEAFAQSPQDQASTYPCSEAIAAKLAQFQLLDSHIYEVVISKPDEALLKITKGDRIHFAEFRVKPEHQQQLVDLERENVEIALQHPDLISANFHRSLDGTRTANYGQWRSLDHFDALLKEAKYESVREYWQGLAENEFNLYEVVFTEPTE, encoded by the coding sequence ATGCCGACGATCGCCAAAGATAACGAAGTCATCACAGTCATTTTTAGTCTTGCGACTGCACCAGACCGTCAGCAAGAACTGATTGACTTAATGATTGATGTGCTCGAAACAACTACGAAACATCATTCCGGTTTTATCTCTGCCAGTTTTCATAAAAGCTTAGATGGCACACGAGTGTTCAACTATGCTCAGTGGAGAACACAGGCAGAGTACGAAGCCTTTGCTCAAAGTCCTCAAGACCAAGCGAGCACGTACCCGTGTAGCGAAGCTATCGCTGCCAAACTTGCTCAATTTCAACTCCTTGATTCGCATATCTATGAGGTTGTCATTTCAAAGCCTGATGAGGCTTTGCTCAAAATTACGAAGGGCGATCGCATTCATTTTGCGGAGTTTCGAGTCAAGCCAGAACACCAACAGCAATTAGTTGATTTAGAGCGTGAGAACGTTGAAATTGCGCTGCAACATCCAGATTTGATTTCTGCTAACTTTCATCGATCGCTGGATGGAACACGCACTGCTAACTATGGACAGTGGCGCAGTCTTGATCACTTTGATGCCTTACTGAAGGAAGCAAAGTATGAGTCTGTGCGAGAGTATTGGCAGGGGTTAGCGGAAAACGAGTTCAATCTTTACGAGGTAGTCTTTACGGAGCCAACTGAATAA
- a CDS encoding SDR family NAD(P)-dependent oxidoreductase, whose protein sequence is MTQDSNSQKPSRRLSRRRILIGGASVASVAATVAAGYAQANTQKPPAPATGTANSQGRFANKVVLITGATSGIGEGTAYAFAREGAKVFFCGRRENLGRQVEANIKQFGSEATYMRADVRREQDVQALVNACAQKYGRIDIAFNNAGIVNPKIARLHDQSIEDFMDSINTNALGTFLSMKYEIPYMLKQKAGIIVNTASISAHKGFTEIGPYSTSKHAVLALTKVAALEYAKDNIRIVSISPGGVDTPMLRRVREQRGLSFEEGSKAIPIGRTNTVEEMARTVMFLASDDATAFHGSLIDVTSGMLD, encoded by the coding sequence ATGACACAAGATTCTAACTCTCAGAAGCCATCCAGAAGATTATCTCGACGACGCATTTTGATTGGTGGTGCTAGTGTTGCGAGTGTGGCTGCGACCGTTGCAGCAGGATATGCTCAAGCGAACACTCAAAAGCCACCCGCTCCCGCAACTGGAACTGCCAATTCGCAGGGTCGATTTGCGAACAAAGTTGTATTGATCACGGGAGCAACCTCTGGAATTGGTGAAGGAACAGCCTATGCTTTTGCGCGTGAAGGGGCAAAAGTCTTCTTCTGCGGACGGCGCGAGAACTTAGGTAGACAAGTCGAAGCCAACATTAAGCAGTTTGGTAGTGAAGCTACTTACATGAGAGCCGATGTTCGACGTGAACAAGACGTTCAAGCGCTTGTGAATGCTTGCGCTCAGAAATATGGTCGAATCGACATTGCCTTTAACAACGCTGGAATTGTCAATCCTAAAATTGCGCGATTGCACGACCAATCGATCGAAGACTTCATGGATAGTATCAACACGAATGCACTGGGCACATTTCTATCTATGAAGTATGAGATTCCTTACATGCTCAAGCAAAAAGCTGGCATCATCGTCAATACGGCTTCGATTTCTGCACATAAAGGATTTACCGAAATCGGTCCCTACAGCACGAGCAAACATGCGGTTTTAGCACTGACGAAAGTTGCGGCGCTCGAATATGCCAAAGACAACATTCGGATTGTGTCCATTTCACCCGGAGGAGTAGATACACCAATGCTACGCCGAGTCCGTGAACAGCGTGGACTCTCCTTCGAGGAAGGCTCAAAAGCAATTCCGATCGGGCGCACCAACACGGTCGAAGAAATGGCGCGAACCGTGATGTTTCTCGCGTCTGACGATGCTACTGCTTTTCACGGTTCATTGATTGATGTCACCAGTGGAATGCTGGATTAG
- a CDS encoding helix-turn-helix domain-containing protein — MLFLPNDPQASPIKATWNGITASSAQEPPGEANHVLDRPVLGAVFAPQLRSTWCIDGGGSGIVAVPTGSVCLYTVPQIWWRWEQPADTVHLALDPILMAQIAIDCGMGETATLDHRLVLDDPVLFHLAVLFKTELQTGGIGGSLYIESLTTALMIHLLRHYRGSSTKLAIDDRPLDAHQINQIRAFIETHLSEDFTVADLAALAHFSPAHFARSFKATIGLPPHRYVMQQRIEKAKQLLVKTRLPIAEVALSVGFTNKSHFAAQFHKSVGASPKAYRDSC; from the coding sequence ATGCTATTCCTTCCTAATGATCCACAAGCTTCACCCATAAAAGCGACCTGGAACGGGATTACAGCGTCATCGGCACAAGAACCGCCAGGTGAAGCGAATCATGTTTTGGATCGTCCCGTGCTTGGAGCCGTGTTTGCGCCACAACTGCGATCGACGTGGTGCATTGATGGGGGTGGCAGTGGAATTGTCGCAGTTCCAACCGGAAGTGTCTGTCTCTATACCGTTCCGCAGATTTGGTGGCGATGGGAGCAACCCGCCGATACCGTTCATCTCGCGCTAGATCCGATCTTGATGGCTCAGATTGCGATCGACTGTGGTATGGGGGAAACAGCAACCCTCGATCATCGATTGGTGTTAGATGATCCGGTCTTGTTTCACCTTGCGGTGCTGTTTAAGACTGAATTACAAACCGGGGGCATCGGAGGATCGCTTTACATTGAATCGCTGACCACTGCGCTGATGATTCATCTACTCCGTCACTATCGCGGCAGTTCGACCAAGCTAGCGATCGACGATCGCCCACTCGATGCCCATCAGATTAATCAAATTCGAGCTTTTATTGAAACGCATCTGAGCGAAGATTTTACGGTTGCCGATCTCGCAGCGCTGGCTCACTTTAGTCCAGCCCACTTTGCGCGATCGTTCAAGGCAACGATCGGACTCCCGCCGCATCGGTATGTGATGCAGCAACGGATTGAGAAAGCAAAACAGCTCCTTGTGAAAACTCGATTACCGATCGCGGAAGTTGCGCTTTCCGTTGGCTTCACGAACAAAAGTCACTTTGCCGCTCAGTTTCATAAGTCAGTAGGTGCAAGCCCGAAAGCCTACCGCGATAGTTGTTGA
- a CDS encoding glucose 1-dehydrogenase has product MSLQGKVAIVTGSSRGIGRAIAERLGRDGASVVITYAGNRDKAEEVVQSIESKGSKATAIQVDVRKLEEVRSLFEKTIDQFGKVDILVNNAAGKNIFKPTADMTEDEYNSMFDITRGVYFALQQAAHHLADHGRIISISTSGTAMAIPAGGAYAGCKAAIEHFSAALAKELGSRGITVNTVSPGVTETDGLVLDPAQVDQMVAQTPLGRLGQPSDLADAIALLVSDQAHWITGQSIRANGGIV; this is encoded by the coding sequence ATGTCGCTGCAAGGAAAAGTTGCGATTGTTACAGGTTCATCTCGCGGCATTGGTCGCGCCATTGCTGAACGGTTGGGACGTGACGGTGCAAGCGTGGTAATTACTTATGCTGGAAATCGAGATAAAGCAGAAGAAGTTGTGCAATCGATCGAGTCCAAAGGCTCGAAAGCAACGGCGATTCAAGTCGATGTGCGAAAGCTTGAAGAAGTGCGATCGCTGTTTGAGAAGACGATCGATCAGTTTGGCAAAGTCGATATCTTAGTTAACAATGCAGCAGGAAAGAATATCTTTAAGCCCACGGCTGACATGACCGAAGACGAGTACAACAGCATGTTTGACATCACTCGTGGGGTTTACTTTGCCCTTCAGCAAGCCGCGCATCATTTGGCTGATCACGGTCGCATTATCAGCATCTCCACCAGTGGAACCGCAATGGCAATTCCAGCAGGTGGCGCGTATGCGGGCTGTAAAGCAGCGATCGAGCATTTCAGTGCAGCTTTAGCCAAAGAATTGGGATCTCGCGGAATTACAGTCAATACGGTTTCTCCCGGTGTAACTGAAACGGATGGCTTAGTCCTCGATCCAGCGCAAGTCGATCAAATGGTTGCTCAAACGCCATTAGGACGATTGGGACAGCCCTCTGACCTTGCAGATGCGATCGCGCTATTGGTTTCGGATCAGGCTCATTGGATTACAGGTCAAAGCATTCGCGCCAATGGTGGCATCGTGTAA